A single Sutterella megalosphaeroides DNA region contains:
- a CDS encoding DUF4418 family protein — MKPAFFSGLLMLVLGALTAFAALVWLPHCAANPPMKCVWMTHAVAAAAGAVAVLGVLMQFADRGVAMGLQIANVVLGLLIIALATVVIGPCPNPLMKCHSTTEGALVIAGAVLAVAALADFWRLSRRR, encoded by the coding sequence ATGAAACCCGCATTCTTCTCCGGCCTTCTCATGCTCGTTCTGGGTGCGCTCACGGCCTTTGCCGCGCTCGTGTGGTTGCCGCACTGTGCGGCCAATCCGCCCATGAAGTGCGTCTGGATGACGCACGCCGTGGCCGCGGCGGCGGGCGCCGTTGCCGTCCTGGGCGTTCTCATGCAGTTTGCGGATCGCGGCGTTGCCATGGGGCTTCAGATCGCGAACGTCGTTTTGGGTCTTCTCATCATCGCGCTCGCGACGGTCGTGATCGGCCCCTGCCCGAATCCCCTCATGAAGTGCCACTCGACGACGGAAGGCGCCCTGGTGATCGCGGGTGCAGTTCTGGCCGTTGCGGCGCTCGCGGACTTCTGGCGACTCTCGCGCCGTCGCTGA
- a CDS encoding rhodanese-like domain-containing protein, with amino-acid sequence MKKALVSVLTAGALALTALSAHAVEQIIDPKGKTVQEMRQPIPLSLARVHKVLGQKGVYLLDCNPDEIYQKSHLPGAIHANIEDWTKLLPEDKKNSFIILYCINRMCNVSFEASLVVIDKGYENVYVMPDGIQGWVSHGYEFEGTGRRDPGLASRNK; translated from the coding sequence ATGAAAAAAGCCCTCGTTTCCGTCCTGACCGCCGGTGCTCTGGCGCTCACCGCGCTTTCCGCTCACGCGGTCGAACAGATCATCGACCCGAAGGGGAAGACCGTTCAGGAAATGCGCCAGCCGATTCCGCTGTCGCTCGCGCGCGTGCACAAGGTGCTCGGGCAGAAGGGGGTGTATCTCCTTGACTGCAACCCGGACGAGATCTATCAGAAGAGCCATCTCCCCGGGGCCATCCACGCGAACATCGAAGACTGGACGAAGTTGCTGCCCGAAGACAAGAAGAATTCCTTCATCATCCTCTACTGCATCAACCGCATGTGCAACGTCTCCTTCGAGGCTTCGCTCGTCGTGATCGACAAAGGTTATGAAAATGTCTACGTGATGCCCGACGGCATCCAGGGCTGGGTGTCGCACGGCTACGAATTCGAAGGCACGGGCCGCCGTGACCCGGGTCTCGCGTCGCGCAACAAGTAA
- a CDS encoding cytochrome C codes for MTKHSKLLSLAACLSAAVATTAFAAEAPAAADQTSVDLPRTLDGYVAQDKAFWDYLKANHPYFKYLKEGRVVGKFTMSDRNEEWVEFGGGDKYHHDTGRKAAVTYRLPYESFLDLPNNFVGPKKCGECHPSQYEKWERSRHNKIVRFPEELTEVGGDMKKPLYNSKASVLPEGIEADDVYVIMGTPRTKYGFVDKWLVRGTYHVEGGNLGQGTGKIVAGGNQFSRNWAEHITPEVAKKINAWDPTFPVKLEDFGAQSSNVWGFNSYGSSNRTQAMFQPGSSYCEICHTWKFDFKSQDELFAALGDAKKLRSHTIAKGVSCEECHGAGAHLYGARGAGMPSDCERCHQRFVYNQDDAKNNFKTPFNTYFKSFCPACGTEGSQSHYSKHYQKGMRCTTCHDPHEVTSNDWASHYTVPNLKKQFQDCHTTAAEFFAQGGTHSRNSCESCHMPMMGSCENFAAIQRPDLAGFDNVRRSHMWRILVDPEKKSINPPEGTKDRKLTSPKGWNLTKDDGRPYIDLMWSCGRTAFADRYLVESMGCHSPIQSKFPESMRFKDQKTIYNKVIAWQTPVKEGYAKITADLLTIQDKLEVAKISDAERAQVLLYVEQARKNAAKIKDDGSWGVHGPKYAKTLVNEGKVFCEQALAILDAGTKTAKK; via the coding sequence ATGACCAAGCACTCCAAGCTTCTGTCTCTGGCCGCCTGCTTGTCGGCCGCTGTGGCTACGACGGCTTTTGCCGCCGAAGCTCCGGCTGCCGCCGATCAGACGTCGGTTGACCTTCCGCGCACCCTCGACGGCTATGTCGCTCAGGACAAGGCCTTCTGGGATTACCTCAAGGCGAACCACCCCTATTTCAAGTACCTCAAGGAAGGTCGCGTCGTCGGTAAGTTCACGATGTCCGACCGTAACGAAGAGTGGGTTGAATTCGGCGGTGGCGACAAGTACCACCACGACACGGGCCGCAAGGCTGCCGTGACGTATCGTCTGCCGTACGAATCCTTCCTCGATCTCCCGAACAACTTCGTGGGCCCGAAGAAGTGCGGCGAATGCCATCCGTCGCAGTACGAAAAGTGGGAACGTTCCCGCCACAACAAGATCGTCCGCTTCCCTGAAGAACTCACGGAAGTCGGCGGCGACATGAAGAAGCCCCTTTACAACTCGAAGGCTTCCGTCCTGCCCGAAGGCATTGAAGCCGACGACGTCTACGTCATCATGGGCACGCCCCGCACGAAGTACGGCTTCGTCGACAAGTGGCTCGTGCGCGGCACGTACCACGTCGAAGGCGGCAACCTCGGCCAGGGCACCGGCAAGATCGTCGCGGGCGGCAACCAGTTCTCCCGCAACTGGGCCGAACACATCACTCCGGAAGTTGCCAAGAAGATCAACGCCTGGGATCCGACCTTCCCCGTGAAGCTCGAAGACTTCGGCGCTCAGTCTTCCAACGTCTGGGGCTTCAACTCCTACGGTTCGTCGAACCGCACGCAGGCCATGTTCCAGCCGGGCTCGTCCTACTGCGAAATCTGCCATACGTGGAAGTTCGACTTCAAGAGCCAGGACGAACTCTTCGCCGCTTTGGGCGACGCCAAGAAGTTGCGCTCGCACACGATCGCCAAGGGCGTCTCGTGTGAAGAATGCCACGGCGCCGGCGCTCACCTTTACGGTGCTCGCGGTGCGGGCATGCCGTCCGATTGCGAACGCTGCCACCAGCGCTTCGTCTACAACCAGGACGATGCCAAGAACAACTTCAAGACGCCGTTCAACACCTACTTCAAGAGCTTCTGCCCGGCTTGCGGTACCGAAGGTTCGCAGTCCCACTATTCGAAGCACTATCAGAAGGGCATGCGTTGCACGACCTGCCACGACCCGCATGAAGTGACCTCGAACGACTGGGCTTCTCACTACACCGTCCCTAACCTGAAGAAGCAGTTCCAGGATTGCCATACGACGGCTGCCGAATTCTTCGCTCAGGGGGGCACCCACAGCCGCAACAGCTGCGAATCGTGCCATATGCCGATGATGGGTTCGTGCGAAAACTTCGCCGCGATCCAGCGTCCGGACCTCGCCGGCTTCGACAACGTCCGCCGCAGCCATATGTGGCGCATCCTCGTCGACCCGGAAAAGAAGTCCATCAATCCTCCCGAAGGTACCAAGGACCGCAAGCTTACGAGCCCGAAGGGTTGGAACCTCACGAAGGATGACGGTCGTCCCTACATCGACCTGATGTGGAGCTGCGGCCGCACGGCGTTTGCCGACCGCTACCTCGTCGAATCGATGGGCTGCCACAGCCCGATCCAGTCGAAGTTCCCGGAAAGCATGCGCTTCAAGGACCAGAAGACGATCTACAACAAGGTCATCGCTTGGCAGACCCCCGTTAAGGAAGGCTACGCCAAGATCACGGCCGACCTGTTGACGATCCAGGACAAGCTCGAAGTCGCCAAGATCTCGGATGCCGAACGCGCTCAGGTTCTGCTCTATGTGGAACAGGCCCGCAAGAACGCCGCCAAGATCAAGGATGACGGTTCGTGGGGCGTCCACGGTCCGAAGTACGCGAAGACCCTTGTGAACGAAGGCAAGGTCTTCTGCGAACAGGCTCTCGCCATCCTCGACGCCGGCACGAAGACCGCCAAGAAGTAA